The proteins below come from a single Rosa rugosa chromosome 2, drRosRugo1.1, whole genome shotgun sequence genomic window:
- the LOC133729509 gene encoding protein NONRESPONDING TO OXYLIPINS 2, mitochondrial-like, translating to MGSNMRNQEVRSWKWALQFRTLISPAQEMASFCRSALIAGSRCISARSRSLNHNSLNAISPKVLSSPFASSTKANPSSTRFISVLGSVESMMPFHCAIASPRLNSTVAFDFTCWSCLSQGLLDTS from the coding sequence GAATCAGGAAGTTAGAAGTTGGAAGTGGGCACTTCAATTCAGGACACTTATCTCCCCAGCACAAGAAATGGCTTCATTCTGCAGATCAGCGCTTATAGCTGGCTCAAGGTGCATCTCAGCTCGCTCCAGATCCCTCAACCACAACTCACTAAATGCTATAAGCCCTAAAGTCTTGTCGTCTCCTTTTGCTTCATCAACTAAAGCAAACCCTAGCTCTACTAGGTTCATTTCAGTTCTTGGAAGCGTGGAGTCAATGATGCCATTTCACTGTGCCATTGCTTCTCCTCGGCTCAACTCCACAGTTGCCTTTGATTTCACCTGTTGGAGTTGCCTTTCTCAAGGACTTCTTGATACTAGCTGA